The following proteins come from a genomic window of Streptomyces liliiviolaceus:
- the cas7e gene encoding type I-E CRISPR-associated protein Cas7/Cse4/CasC, with protein sequence MNRIFLDVHALQTVPPSNLNRDDTGAPKSAVYGGVPRARVSSQAWKRATRSYFGDEHLLDPSELGVRTKKVAEVLATRITALEPSLKDAEALLLAAEMIQGATGSKIEVPKRKAGEEKDGAEESAPQSKYLMFLSARQLDGLAALAVEGAADIKKFLKDKDNKARAKQIADTRHSVDIALFGRMVADSADINVDAAVQVAHAISVHRVDNESDYYTAVDDRNTDAEPGAGMIGTVDFNSATLYRYAALGVHQLAANLGEGLRADEPRITPVRRAVEAFLHGFVASLPTGKINTFGNHTLPDAVVIKLRTTRPISFVAAFEEPVSAEQGSGHLREASARLANYIPDIERAYGDGESTLTWVLRVGPNTKKLAGIGTEAGSLTALVKSVGEAVADRMEQSA encoded by the coding sequence GTGAACCGCATCTTCCTCGATGTGCACGCCCTGCAGACCGTCCCTCCCAGCAACCTGAACCGCGACGACACAGGCGCGCCGAAGTCCGCCGTGTACGGCGGGGTGCCCCGAGCCCGTGTCTCCAGCCAGGCGTGGAAGCGTGCCACCCGCTCATACTTCGGCGACGAGCACCTCCTGGACCCTAGCGAGCTGGGAGTACGCACGAAGAAGGTCGCCGAAGTCCTCGCCACCCGCATCACCGCGCTGGAACCGTCACTGAAGGATGCTGAGGCTCTCCTGCTCGCCGCCGAGATGATCCAAGGGGCAACGGGCTCCAAGATCGAGGTACCCAAGCGGAAGGCCGGCGAGGAGAAAGACGGAGCGGAAGAATCAGCGCCCCAGTCCAAGTACCTGATGTTCCTCAGCGCCCGGCAGCTCGACGGTCTCGCCGCGCTCGCCGTCGAAGGCGCCGCCGACATCAAGAAGTTCCTGAAGGACAAGGACAACAAGGCCCGCGCCAAGCAGATCGCCGACACCCGTCACTCCGTCGACATCGCCCTGTTCGGCCGCATGGTCGCCGACTCCGCCGACATCAACGTCGATGCAGCCGTCCAGGTCGCCCACGCGATCAGCGTGCACCGGGTGGACAACGAATCCGACTACTACACGGCCGTCGACGACCGCAACACCGACGCGGAACCCGGAGCCGGAATGATTGGCACCGTCGACTTCAACTCCGCCACCCTCTACCGCTACGCCGCGCTCGGCGTCCACCAGCTCGCCGCCAACCTCGGCGAAGGACTGCGCGCGGACGAACCCCGCATCACCCCGGTACGCCGAGCGGTCGAAGCGTTCCTGCACGGCTTCGTCGCCTCCCTGCCCACCGGGAAGATCAACACCTTCGGCAACCACACCCTCCCCGACGCGGTCGTCATCAAGCTCCGCACCACCCGCCCCATCAGTTTCGTCGCGGCCTTCGAAGAGCCCGTATCCGCCGAACAGGGAAGCGGACATCTGCGGGAGGCATCCGCGCGCCTGGCCAACTACATCCCCGACATCGAACGGGCTTACGGCGACGGGGAGTCGACCCTGACCTGGGTGCTGCGCGTCGGCCCGAACACCAAGAAGCTCGCAGGAATCGGCACGGAAGCCGGCAGTCTTACCGCGCTCGTCAAGTCGGTCGGCGAAGCGGTCGCCGACCGCATGGAACAGTCCGCATGA
- the cas1e gene encoding type I-E CRISPR-associated endonuclease Cas1e, whose product MTTVGKRTALTPRHLTRTAERLSFIYLERCTIHRDANAITAEDADGTTHIPSATIGTLLLGPGTRITHQAMSVLGETGAGVVWVGEHGVRYYAGGRALSRSAALLEAQATRWANMRSRLAVARAMYRLRFPDEDPDGLTRQQLLGREGDRVKDCYRTQAARTGVRWSGRKYTPGDFTSGDPVNQAITAAAQCMYGIAHAVVTSLGCSPGLGFVHSGHELSFVLDIADLYKTETGIPLAFDIAAEADEDVGPRTRRALRDRINDTGLLNRCVNDIKHLLLPNDTSRSRHSDEDRVTLQTDGGHEVAAGRNYGDADEAVIW is encoded by the coding sequence GTGACAACCGTCGGCAAACGCACCGCACTCACCCCACGCCACCTCACCCGCACCGCAGAACGTCTCTCCTTCATCTACCTGGAACGCTGCACCATCCACCGGGACGCCAACGCCATCACCGCCGAAGACGCCGACGGCACCACCCACATCCCCTCCGCCACCATCGGCACCCTCCTCCTCGGCCCCGGCACCCGCATCACCCACCAGGCCATGAGCGTCCTCGGCGAAACCGGCGCAGGCGTCGTCTGGGTCGGCGAACACGGCGTCCGCTACTACGCCGGCGGCAGAGCGCTCAGCCGCTCCGCCGCTCTCCTCGAAGCCCAGGCCACCAGGTGGGCCAACATGCGCAGCCGCCTCGCCGTCGCCCGCGCCATGTACCGGCTGCGCTTCCCCGACGAAGATCCGGACGGCCTGACCCGCCAACAGCTGCTCGGCCGTGAAGGCGACCGCGTCAAAGACTGCTACCGCACCCAGGCCGCCCGCACCGGCGTCCGCTGGTCAGGCAGGAAGTACACCCCCGGCGACTTCACCAGCGGCGACCCCGTCAACCAGGCCATCACCGCCGCCGCCCAGTGCATGTACGGCATCGCCCACGCCGTCGTCACCTCCCTGGGCTGCAGCCCCGGACTCGGCTTCGTCCACTCCGGCCACGAGCTCTCCTTCGTCCTGGATATCGCCGACCTCTACAAAACCGAGACCGGCATTCCCCTCGCCTTCGACATCGCGGCCGAAGCGGACGAGGACGTCGGCCCCCGCACCCGCCGCGCCCTACGGGACCGCATCAACGACACCGGGCTGCTGAACCGCTGCGTCAACGACATCAAACACCTCCTCCTACCGAACGACACGAGCCGCAGCAGGCACAGCGACGAAGACCGCGTCACGCTCCAGACCGATGGCGGCCACGAAGTCGCCGCCGGACGGAACTACGGTGACGCCGACGAAGCAGTCATCTGGTGA
- a CDS encoding PIN domain-containing protein produces MPKEQTEASCDDASSIEEQEPVCILDAVICVHFVGANLQRLLVEVLQRADLVLLVPQEVCDEVARKDRKYRGLKLRWTRFTNSQCVEVLPALEAQSAPKRVVEVFVEMRGRQLEDALRESKDLGEAVVVAHGVHYQDQGREVFVAIDDQGGQALAAGRDLEVITVEDVLEMAIQFGKFPTEGDLKVTYEKLRKFGDGLPSYSSTTLANAFGKWRAGRIREQREISVP; encoded by the coding sequence TTGCCCAAGGAGCAGACAGAAGCGTCCTGCGATGATGCTTCTTCGATAGAGGAACAAGAACCGGTCTGTATCCTTGACGCCGTTATCTGTGTGCATTTTGTCGGCGCGAACCTTCAACGCCTTCTAGTGGAAGTGCTACAGAGAGCCGACCTGGTACTTCTGGTTCCGCAGGAAGTCTGCGACGAAGTTGCAAGAAAGGACCGGAAGTACCGGGGGCTCAAACTTCGGTGGACGCGCTTCACGAACAGTCAGTGCGTAGAAGTCCTTCCGGCACTCGAAGCCCAGTCGGCACCAAAGCGCGTGGTTGAAGTTTTTGTGGAAATGCGAGGACGCCAACTCGAAGACGCCCTTCGAGAGTCGAAGGATCTCGGGGAAGCCGTGGTAGTAGCGCACGGGGTGCACTACCAGGACCAGGGACGTGAGGTCTTCGTAGCTATTGACGACCAAGGTGGCCAAGCGCTCGCCGCGGGACGTGATCTCGAAGTCATCACCGTAGAAGACGTTCTAGAGATGGCTATTCAATTCGGTAAATTTCCCACCGAAGGCGATCTAAAAGTAACTTACGAAAAACTTCGAAAATTTGGTGATGGGCTGCCATCCTACAGCAGTACAACGCTGGCAAATGCTTTCGGTAAGTGGCGAGCTGGACGCATTAGGGAGCAACGGGAAATATCCGTTCCCTGA
- the cas6e gene encoding type I-E CRISPR-associated protein Cas6/Cse3/CasE: MYLTRFRVNTGRPGARRLLSSPQSLHAAAMSSFPGLLPTTTDGPRVLWRLDHNARAEVFLYIVSPERPDLTHLVEQAGWPAAALDPDTPGWQTRPYAPFLERLTKGGTWAFRLTANPVHHIRRKDGEPTKRTAHRTPVHQKAWLLDRQERSGFRVVEKSDENRLLPGGTTHQGHIHHGDRHELTVREPRSLAFFKSDEAGPQRHRVTVVTATFDGRLEVTDAEALRRTLTQGLGKAKAYGCGLMTLAPLPTTE, from the coding sequence ATGTATCTGACCCGTTTCCGCGTGAACACCGGGCGCCCGGGCGCCCGCCGGCTGCTCTCCTCACCCCAGTCGCTGCACGCCGCGGCCATGTCGTCCTTCCCTGGCCTGCTGCCGACCACAACCGACGGGCCCAGAGTGCTGTGGCGCCTTGACCACAACGCGCGCGCCGAAGTCTTCCTGTACATCGTCAGCCCCGAGCGGCCCGACCTGACTCACCTCGTCGAACAGGCCGGCTGGCCGGCCGCCGCCCTCGACCCCGACACACCCGGCTGGCAGACCCGCCCCTACGCCCCGTTCCTCGAACGCCTCACCAAAGGCGGCACCTGGGCGTTCCGGCTCACCGCCAACCCGGTCCACCACATTCGCCGCAAAGACGGCGAACCGACCAAGCGCACCGCCCACCGCACCCCCGTCCACCAGAAGGCATGGCTCCTCGACCGCCAAGAACGCTCAGGCTTCCGAGTCGTGGAGAAGAGCGACGAGAACCGGCTCCTGCCCGGCGGCACGACACACCAGGGCCACATCCACCACGGTGACCGGCACGAGCTGACCGTCCGTGAGCCACGCTCCCTGGCCTTCTTCAAATCCGACGAAGCCGGCCCGCAACGGCACCGCGTGACGGTGGTGACCGCCACCTTCGACGGCCGCCTCGAAGTCACCGACGCCGAGGCACTGCGCCGCACCCTCACGCAGGGCCTCGGCAAGGCGAAGGCCTACGGCTGCGGCCTGATGACCCTCGCCCCGCTGCCCACGACCGAGTGA
- a CDS encoding helix-turn-helix domain-containing protein, whose amino-acid sequence MQSRREPVAAAPTCQTRLVDIPLAILNQACRIDSRRRCFVDLQLVGERIRREREHAGLSQRDLAARAHLSQPTLTRIETGARANVTLAELDRLAVALDIPVRLLTCGNPVRSRVRIAVRINDVTTGEREDALRRTLQVLELDARLDGLGPSTAQQRKSDGFVPVLDEALSTEQQARVLAQRVRAVLHLDSAPIADVDDLIEQLTGVDTAVLELPKTIDGFTATDPERSTTLIAVRACDVPERQRFSFAHELGHLLWGDGAQVHELSAKRTPGERRCDAFARHLLAPQEGIAAWLSAEKISANCVNERTAALLARHFRVSFAVMLIQLEEMSVLTEKEKRELWGTTGTQLAQRYGWGPAYKQEQRAAQAVRAPRRILERAVEAYRQNMIGVRALAMLEGHSPEEAESRLREAGIVPNPPTPKRANLSRLVARGLAKE is encoded by the coding sequence ATGCAGTCTCGTCGGGAACCCGTCGCGGCGGCCCCCACTTGTCAGACACGACTGGTAGACATACCACTGGCCATCCTGAATCAGGCCTGTAGAATTGATTCAAGAAGGAGGTGCTTTGTGGATCTACAGCTTGTGGGGGAGCGGATCCGCCGCGAACGTGAGCATGCTGGACTGAGCCAGCGTGATCTTGCTGCTCGCGCACACCTCTCCCAACCAACCTTGACCCGCATCGAGACTGGTGCCCGTGCCAATGTGACCCTTGCTGAACTGGATCGTCTCGCAGTCGCTCTGGATATTCCTGTGCGGCTGCTGACCTGCGGAAATCCTGTGCGAAGCAGAGTTCGGATCGCCGTGAGGATCAACGACGTCACAACGGGAGAGCGTGAAGACGCTCTTCGGCGCACTCTCCAAGTACTGGAGCTCGATGCACGACTGGACGGGCTAGGGCCCTCCACCGCACAGCAGCGCAAGTCGGACGGGTTCGTGCCCGTGCTTGACGAAGCGCTGTCGACGGAGCAGCAGGCCAGGGTCCTTGCTCAGCGCGTGCGAGCGGTTCTCCATCTCGATAGCGCACCCATCGCTGACGTAGATGACCTCATCGAGCAGCTCACTGGGGTAGACACCGCAGTGCTGGAGCTGCCGAAGACAATCGATGGATTCACTGCCACAGATCCAGAGCGCAGTACCACACTCATCGCTGTACGTGCCTGTGACGTCCCAGAACGTCAGCGCTTCAGCTTTGCCCATGAGCTCGGGCACCTCCTATGGGGCGACGGTGCCCAAGTCCATGAGCTCAGCGCCAAAAGGACGCCTGGAGAGCGTCGATGCGACGCATTTGCCCGCCACCTTTTGGCTCCACAGGAGGGGATTGCGGCATGGCTGTCCGCCGAGAAAATTTCCGCCAACTGTGTCAATGAACGAACCGCCGCGCTCCTAGCACGTCACTTCCGCGTCAGCTTCGCTGTCATGCTCATCCAGCTTGAGGAGATGTCGGTACTCACAGAAAAGGAGAAGAGGGAACTCTGGGGAACGACGGGAACCCAGCTAGCGCAGCGATACGGTTGGGGGCCTGCGTATAAGCAAGAACAGCGAGCGGCCCAAGCGGTAAGAGCACCAAGGCGTATCCTGGAGCGCGCAGTCGAGGCGTACCGGCAGAATATGATCGGAGTTCGCGCTTTGGCTATGCTTGAGGGGCACAGTCCGGAAGAAGCCGAGAGTAGACTCAGGGAAGCCGGCATAGTTCCTAACCCTCCGACCCCGAAGCGTGCCAACCTCTCACGGCTGGTAGCTCGGGGGCTGGCAAAGGAATAG
- the casB gene encoding type I-E CRISPR-associated protein Cse2/CasB, which produces MTTDTATVPTIRQRVGQITGEIIAPLQQGYLKDQAHAVAALARLRRGAGKKYEQVPDLWGLADTGPLHDKPHNGSRPLNEDELTRAEDAIHVALTLWALHQQSRRTAMHQRDRRDKPTGLGAAVRALMPKDEIAEPVRKRLVRAGTAPDLPSLAQRLRDLVLLLRGNDIALDYALLAEQLYRWQQPGGQDAVRRAWGRSFHAYRAPDNEPDPDLDDSGSDASRLSDDTTDKDAS; this is translated from the coding sequence ATGACCACCGACACCGCCACCGTGCCGACCATCCGGCAACGGGTCGGACAGATCACCGGCGAGATCATCGCCCCGCTTCAACAGGGCTATCTCAAGGACCAGGCCCATGCGGTGGCGGCATTGGCCAGGCTGCGCCGCGGAGCGGGCAAGAAGTACGAACAGGTACCGGACCTGTGGGGCCTGGCCGACACCGGCCCGCTCCACGACAAACCACACAACGGCAGCCGTCCCCTGAACGAGGACGAACTGACCCGCGCGGAGGACGCCATCCATGTCGCCCTCACCCTGTGGGCCCTGCACCAGCAGTCCCGCAGAACGGCAATGCACCAGCGCGACCGCCGGGACAAGCCAACGGGCCTGGGCGCAGCCGTGCGGGCACTGATGCCGAAGGACGAGATCGCCGAGCCGGTCCGCAAACGCCTGGTCCGCGCCGGCACCGCACCGGATCTCCCCTCCCTCGCCCAGCGGCTGCGCGACCTCGTCCTCCTGCTGCGCGGCAACGACATCGCGCTCGACTACGCGCTGCTCGCCGAGCAGCTCTACCGCTGGCAGCAGCCCGGCGGCCAAGACGCCGTACGCCGCGCCTGGGGCCGCTCGTTCCACGCCTACCGCGCCCCCGACAACGAGCCCGACCCCGACCTCGATGACAGCGGGTCCGACGCTTCGCGCCTCTCCGACGACACCACCGACAAGGACGCCTCGTGA
- the cas5e gene encoding type I-E CRISPR-associated protein Cas5/CasD — MSVLTLRLAGPLQAWGASARFIRRTTEAAPTKSGVIGMLAAAQGLQRGDDAGLAPLSALRFGVRIDQPGTRIRDFQTAHHAVTGKSMPLSERFYLADAVFVAALEGDHTLLTALHTALRAPVYPPYLGRRSCPPSLPVELGVHPDISLDQALRNEPWQASAWHQKRHRDQPTVTLVILREATSAERDGDEDVLRDQPLSFAAEHRRHTLRTVLSTIVNVPNPLARATRLPASGHTVPHHDPLGGLEEETA, encoded by the coding sequence ATGAGCGTGCTCACCCTGCGGCTGGCCGGCCCCCTGCAAGCCTGGGGGGCCTCCGCCCGCTTCATCCGCCGCACCACCGAGGCGGCCCCGACCAAGAGCGGGGTGATCGGCATGCTGGCCGCCGCTCAAGGTCTCCAACGCGGCGACGACGCCGGGCTCGCACCGTTGAGCGCCCTGCGCTTCGGCGTCCGCATCGACCAGCCAGGCACGCGCATACGGGACTTCCAGACCGCCCACCACGCGGTCACCGGCAAGTCCATGCCGCTCTCCGAACGCTTCTACCTCGCCGATGCCGTCTTCGTCGCCGCCCTCGAAGGCGACCACACGCTCCTCACCGCACTCCACACAGCCCTGCGCGCGCCGGTCTACCCGCCCTACCTCGGCCGGCGTTCCTGCCCGCCCTCCCTCCCGGTCGAACTTGGCGTCCACCCCGACATCAGTCTCGACCAGGCGCTGCGCAACGAGCCCTGGCAGGCGTCCGCCTGGCACCAAAAACGCCACCGCGACCAGCCCACGGTGACACTGGTGATCCTGCGGGAGGCCACCAGCGCCGAACGCGACGGGGACGAGGACGTACTGCGTGACCAGCCGCTCAGCTTCGCCGCCGAACACCGCCGGCATACCCTGCGCACCGTGCTCAGCACGATCGTGAACGTCCCCAACCCACTGGCACGGGCCACCCGCCTGCCCGCGTCCGGGCACACCGTGCCGCACCATGACCCGCTCGGTGGACTGGAGGAGGAGACCGCCTGA
- the cas2e gene encoding type I-E CRISPR-associated endoribonuclease Cas2e, which produces MTVIVLTNCPPGLRGFLTRWLLEISAGVFIGNPSARIRDALWNEVQQYAGQGRALLAHTTNNEQGFTFRTHDHAWHPTDHEGLTLIRRPNNNTPPQNSEPPPGWSKASKRRRFGKK; this is translated from the coding sequence GTGACCGTCATCGTCCTCACCAACTGCCCGCCCGGCCTCCGCGGATTCCTGACCCGCTGGCTCCTGGAAATCTCCGCAGGCGTCTTCATCGGCAACCCGTCAGCAAGAATCCGCGACGCCCTGTGGAACGAAGTCCAGCAATACGCCGGCCAAGGCCGCGCCCTACTCGCCCACACCACCAACAACGAACAGGGCTTCACCTTCCGCACCCACGACCACGCCTGGCACCCCACCGACCACGAAGGCCTCACCCTCATCCGACGCCCGAACAACAACACCCCACCCCAGAACAGCGAACCCCCACCCGGCTGGAGCAAAGCATCGAAGCGCCGCCGATTCGGCAAAAAATAG
- the casA gene encoding type I-E CRISPR-associated protein Cse1/CasA yields the protein MTEASTASTARTVEDELVSEAPSRVSFDLTTRPWIPVQQLDGTQTELSLHEVFAQADGLRRIVGDLPTQEFALLRLLLAIAHDALDGPRDIEHWSDLWADDDCFAPVPAYLAQHRDRFDLLHPVTPFFQVAGLRTARDEVFSLNRIVADVPNGEPFFSSRQPAVDRLGFAEAARWIVHTHAYDTSGIKTGVDGDDRAKGGKVYPLGVGWAGTLGGVFAEGSTLRETLLLNLIAADTTGLRSDPDDRPAWRREPSGPGTAGARHPSGVRDLYTWQTRRLRLHFDADGAHGVVLGYGDPLTAHNMHTHEPMTAWRRSPAQEKKRGESLVYLPREHDPARSAWRGLAALIVNRTDSAQGSEAAQGLRPGVLEWVARLVTEGELPRGFLIRARIIGPLYGTQQSVIDEIADDRLALAVRLLHQQDRAYAQQAIDAVSDAEGAVTALGDLATDLARAAGIDSDPLRGTTRDLGFAVLDGPYRTWLQDLAQADDPYERRKVWQRDAHRLIAQLGEQQLAQAGAAAWEGRTVAAKKGSLWLNSALADQWFRSRLNKALSHPFSDREAGSDPAPGSDSSAAKEPA from the coding sequence GTGACTGAAGCAAGCACGGCGAGCACCGCGCGCACGGTAGAAGACGAGTTGGTGTCCGAGGCGCCGTCCCGGGTGTCGTTCGATCTGACCACCCGGCCGTGGATACCGGTCCAGCAACTGGACGGCACCCAAACTGAGCTCTCCCTGCACGAGGTCTTCGCCCAGGCCGACGGACTGCGCCGAATCGTCGGGGACCTGCCCACGCAGGAGTTCGCCCTCCTGCGCCTGCTTCTCGCCATCGCCCATGATGCTCTCGACGGGCCGCGGGACATCGAGCACTGGTCGGACCTGTGGGCCGATGACGATTGCTTCGCACCCGTTCCCGCATACCTTGCCCAGCACCGCGACCGGTTCGACCTGCTGCACCCGGTGACACCGTTCTTCCAGGTCGCGGGCCTGCGCACGGCGCGGGACGAAGTCTTCTCCCTCAACCGGATCGTCGCCGACGTCCCGAACGGCGAGCCCTTCTTCAGCTCCCGTCAGCCGGCCGTCGACCGTCTCGGCTTCGCCGAGGCCGCCCGCTGGATCGTCCACACACACGCCTACGACACCTCCGGCATCAAGACCGGCGTCGACGGCGACGACCGCGCCAAGGGCGGCAAGGTGTATCCGCTGGGGGTCGGCTGGGCCGGCACGCTCGGCGGGGTCTTCGCCGAAGGCAGCACCCTGCGGGAAACCCTGCTGCTGAACCTGATCGCCGCGGACACCACCGGCCTGCGGTCCGACCCCGATGACCGCCCCGCCTGGCGCAGAGAACCATCAGGTCCCGGCACCGCCGGAGCGCGGCACCCCTCAGGGGTGCGGGACTTGTACACCTGGCAGACGCGGAGGCTGCGGCTCCACTTCGACGCGGACGGAGCGCATGGCGTCGTCCTCGGTTACGGTGACCCGCTCACCGCGCACAACATGCACACCCACGAGCCGATGACCGCATGGCGGCGCAGTCCCGCGCAGGAGAAGAAACGCGGTGAGTCACTGGTCTACCTGCCGCGCGAGCACGACCCCGCACGGTCCGCATGGCGAGGGCTTGCTGCTTTGATCGTCAACCGCACGGACAGCGCTCAGGGTTCCGAGGCCGCGCAGGGGCTGCGGCCGGGTGTCCTCGAATGGGTGGCCCGGCTGGTGACCGAGGGAGAGCTGCCGCGCGGCTTCCTCATCCGGGCTCGTATCATCGGCCCTCTCTACGGCACCCAGCAGTCCGTGATCGACGAGATCGCTGACGACCGTCTCGCCCTGGCGGTCAGGCTCCTCCACCAGCAAGACCGCGCGTACGCGCAGCAGGCCATCGACGCGGTCTCCGACGCGGAAGGCGCCGTCACCGCCCTCGGTGACCTCGCAACCGACCTGGCCCGCGCCGCAGGCATCGACTCGGACCCCCTCCGAGGTACCACTCGCGATCTCGGTTTCGCCGTACTCGACGGCCCCTACCGCACCTGGCTCCAGGACCTCGCCCAAGCCGACGACCCGTACGAGCGGCGCAAGGTCTGGCAGCGGGACGCGCATCGCCTGATCGCACAGCTGGGCGAGCAGCAGTTGGCGCAGGCGGGCGCGGCCGCGTGGGAAGGCCGGACCGTCGCAGCGAAGAAGGGCTCCCTGTGGCTGAACTCCGCGCTCGCCGACCAGTGGTTCCGCAGTCGTCTCAACAAAGCCCTGAGTCATCCGTTCTCCGACCGGGAAGCCGGTTCCGACCCCGCGCCCGGCTCTGACTCCTCTGCTGCGAAGGAGCCCGCATGA